TGGTTGTGGAAGTGGTGAGTTTGCTAAGCTTTTAGCTCAGCATTTTGATGTAACTTGCGTTGATAAAAGCGAGCAAATGGTTAAAATTTGCTTATCAAAAGGTTTAAATGCAAAGTGCGTGGACTTATCAAATTTTAACTGTGATTTTGATTTGATAACTGCTAGTTTTGATGTGGTAAATTATATTAAAAATTTAGATGAGTTTTTAAAAGATGCATCAAATGCCCTTAAAAATGGTGGGTATTTACTTTTTGATGTAAATTCCTACTTTGGTTTTAACGATGTCGCTCAAGGCGTTTTACATCAAAAAGATGGTGAAAATCACCTTATAGTAGATGCTATTTTTGATGATAATATTTTAGAGAGTGAGTTTATCTATTTTAAAAAAGATAGCTCTAAATATAGTAAATTTTCTAAAGTTATAAAGCAGTATTATCACCCAAAAACAAATTTTAAAAGCAGAGAAA
The sequence above is a segment of the Campylobacter corcagiensis genome. Coding sequences within it:
- a CDS encoding class I SAM-dependent DNA methyltransferase produces the protein MSELDFYAKVEEILGFDEAKYELYKVFLNKISSLNFKSFKALDFGCGSGEFAKLLAQHFDVTCVDKSEQMVKICLSKGLNAKCVDLSNFNCDFDLITASFDVVNYIKNLDEFLKDASNALKNGGYLLFDVNSYFGFNDVAQGVLHQKDGENHLIVDAIFDDNILESEFIYFKKDSSKYSKFSKVIKQYYHPKTNFKSRENLELLSCEDLNLYGYEKSDKWLLCFQKAV